GGGAGGGACCTTCGGCAGGTGCACAGAGAGCGACAGACTGGGGCCCCGCCTCCAATTACGCGTCCTTATCCCCAACCGCGCCTGGGACTCCTCCCCAGGCAGGTCCAGAGAGAGCAATTTTCTCGGTGTCCGGATCAGGTCCGGGCCACTTTAAGACTTCCTGGAGAGCCAGGAGCCGCGGGGCCGAAGGCTGCCCTGGGTCAGTGGGGAGGCCCCGCCTAGGTGGGTGGGAGAGGCGGGACGGGCGGGCGCAGCTTTTGCGGCTCTGGCCAATAGGAAACCGACTTTGAAGCCGCCCGGCGCGTTGATCTTCCGTTTCCCAGGCTGAGTGGAACCGAGAAAGGAGGCGCACGGGCGGGATGACAGCACGGCTAGATATTGTGCTTCAGTGGCCGCGTAGGGAATGTGATTGGAGCGGGCGGGCTGTTGCAGGCCTAGATGGCGCGGAGTTGGTCCTTGAGAACGTCtaggaaaaaagagaactttAGTTCCTGATGAAAATTAGTAGAGGCAGGAGGTCAAGTGGAAAGGGATTACGTAACCCAGTCCTCGAGATCTCCTTACCTCGCCTCCTTGGGCAGAGGGTAAAGTGAGGCACGTAGAAAAGGAGCTACGAAACCAGACGTGAGATATTGCTCTCTCCAGCCACTCCATTTCCAGAATGAATGTGGTGttccctgctgttgctgctgctgctgctaagtcgcttcagtcgtgtccgactctgtgcgaccccatagacggcagcccaccaggcttccccgtccctgggattctccaggcaagaacactggagtggtttgccatttccttctccaattcatgaaagtaaaaagtgaaagtcgtgtccgactcttagcgaccccatggactgcagcctaccaggctcctccgtccatggattttccaggcaagagtactggagtggggtgccattgccttctccggtggtgCTCCCTCGGTTGTGCTAATACCCGGGCATCCCTGACCCTCCCCCCTCCAGCTCCgccctcagccccctccccccaaagcGGGTCGGGGGAGGAGAAGCAAGTTCTGGGGCGGGCGGCGACGGCTAGCAGTCACCGCCTCCTACAAGTGCCGGAGCACGGCAGGCAGCGCGGAGGCTGCAGTGGCAGTGGCCGCGGAGCTGGCCCTGCGGGGCCccggggggggagggggagccgTCAAGCCCCCGTTGAGGCCGCCGCTGCcgggcctcccctcccccccggGCTGGCGCCATGCGGGGGGGCCCGGGCGAGGCCGAGCGGCGTCAGCGCTGGGGTCGCCTCTTCGAAGAGCTGGACAGTAACAAGGATGGTCGCGTGGACATCCGCGAGTTGCGCCAGGGACTGGCCCGGCTGGGCGGGGGCGATCCGGACCGCGGCGCCCAACAGGTACCCCCGCTGGGATACTCCTCCTGGTGCGCTGCGCTGGGCCCAGCTGGCGCCGGGTAATCTGAGCCCCTGAATGGAGCGCCGGGAGTCGCCCGTGACAGCCTGTGCTGGACTCCAGGACCCGTGCCTACCTTGAGCGTCCCTGTCTCTTTGCCCGTGCCCGCTCGTGTCCGGGCCTGACGGGATCTCTCAAGACAGGACAACCGAGGCCCCAGGCCTGCAGTTCAGGCTGCCAAACCcgtccccctcctccttctgggTGGAGGATGTCTGCCCGGGAATGGGGCCACGTGCGCTTTTCTGCCCACTGCCCAGGACACACCCTCCTCTGAACTCTTTGCACAACCCAGAGACATGGCCTGCACCCACCTACAGGAAACatgccctcccttccctcctaccCGGCTCTGGGCACCCACTACTCTCCCAGGCAGCTGCCCCAGACTGTATGTTTACAttcccttccctgtcctttctAGGACTTGGCTCAATGCCCCAAGTTGTCCCAGCCAAGGACCCAATCCTATCTGAGGCTGCCCTCAGCTGGGGATGCTCCTATCCAAGCAGGAACTTGACCCCAATCCCTCTACACCTGAAGACCCAGATGCCACTGGACTGTGTCCATAGCACCCTGAAACCTCCAATCAccctcccactttacagatgggtaaACAGAGGCCCAGCGGATGCTCAGTGTGGTTGTGACCTTGCTACCACGTTGCCCAGCGCCGTCTCCAGTGAGAGCTCTTGAAACTGCCATGCGGACAAGTTCTTATAAGAGACAGCTGGAAGGACAGGCTTGCAGAAACAAAGAGCCCAGGTCCACCTGTCTACTTCCCAGCTCtgtaaccttggacaagttacttgacCTTGACGAGCCTCATTTTGCTCGCCAAGAAAGTTGGACAACTGCTGTCCACTGTACAGACCTACCATGGCCTTGGGCATCTTGTTGAGGGGAGAGCTGATGGCAGAGTGATGGGCCCAGGCTCCTGGGACATAAGCTTGTCATGCCCCACATTGTGGGAGTAGCTTAGAGGAGCTCTCTCTGACCTTTCTCCCCTGCCAGGGCATCTCCCCTGAGGGTGACACTGACCCAGATGGTGGCCTTGACCTGGAGGAGTTTATCCTCTACCTGCAGGAGCGGGAGCAGCGCCTTCTACTTCTGTTCCACAGTCTGGACCGGAATCAGGATGGTAAGGCCCAGGGATGGGGCTGTGGGGGCCCTGGAGACCCCAATGGGGTTAGAACTGGCAGTGCCAGGAGGAAGGGGGGAGGGCCGCTTCTCCCTGATGACTCACAGGCTATTTCGGGAGCTTTCCTCACCCTCAGCTAGGTGCTTCTGGGCCCAGCAGGCCTATCCCACCTCCTTTTCCTAATGGGGTGGGACCCTATTATTTATTAGTGTTATTTGTGATGCAAAGATTCCCCTCCCCACATTGCTCCTGGATTCCCTGTGAGACAGAGCCACCCCCATCGCATTTTCTGGATGTCCAGTGTGGCCTCAACTCCCTGTGGCATGGGGACCCCAATAATTACTCCTGGACTTAATCCTTCATTCAGCAAATGCAAGTCCCTCCCAATATGAACCAATTCCACCTCTCTGATCCCAGTGGGTCAAGGGCCCCTCCCTGCAACCTTGCCACACACCTCACCTTGGGTTTCTGCATGCCCTAGTCTTGTTAGACATCCCCAGTCCAAGCTATTATGGTCCTCTGACTCAGGGTCCCCCCCTCGGCCCCCCTCCCCAGGTCAGATTGACGTCTCTGAGATCCAGCAGAGTTTCCGAGCCCTAGGTATTTCCATCTCGCTGGAACAGGCAGAGAAAATCCTGCACAGGTGAGTGGTTGGGTCCACAATCCCAGGTAACTCAGATCCCAGAGACCCCCTCAGCCACCTCAAGCCTCTGAACCCTGGACCCAATACCAGGGAGGGAGTGGATCTGAGATCTTGGGCTAGTTGCTTTCCTGCTCGGAGCCTCAGTGTGCCCCTCTGTAAAACGGGGGGCCTCGCAGTGCCAAGGAGCTCAGTCTCCTCCCCAAACCAACCAGAATCTCTCACCTCCCTCAACTcacctcccagccccaggcacTGATTCTGTCCCACCTgttgcccctccccccaccagcaTGGACCGTGATGGCACCATGACCATTGACTGGCAGGAGTGGCGTGACCACTTCCTGTTGCATTCGCTGGAGAACGTGGAAGATGTGCTGTATTTCTGGAAGCATTCCACGGTGAGGTGGGGGTGACGATCCCAGCCTGGTGGTTGGGACCTCTCTTTCCCAGGGCATAGGGGCTGGGGCTGGATCAGCACTCTAGTGGGAGGAACCACTGGGAGCAGCCTGAGGGTGAGGTTCTGCTCTCTGCTTCCTTCATCTGGGACTCTGGGGACTGATGGGAGCCCTTCAGACTTACTGCTGGGCTTTGGGGAGGTAGGCAAGAGAGGGCTCACCAGATGGGGCATCTGGTCTCCCACCCTCTACCCACGCAGCTCTCCTTCTGCTGGTTTCTAGTTCTGCCCAATAAAGAATTCTGCTGCTGAAAAGACAAGTTAGGAAGCCACTGTTTTTGGAGGGTCTGATGAGATCCATTAGAAATTGAGGGAAGAAGTGCTCTGGATTGTCATTTCTGGGGTCGGAATCCCTGAGTGATGCTTCTGATAGGATCTGATGGCATCTGGAGGGGATCCATCCTTGGGATCTGCTAAGAATCTCTTGAGAGATCCAGAGATTCCCACCCTGGGAGACCTATGAGGGGTTTGGTTAAGAAGTCCACAAGTGGAGATGCTAGAGGACAGATGATCTTTGTGGGGGACACCCCTGGGGATCAGGGGGAGACCCCAGGAGAGAGCCACTGGGCTCCTGATATGGGAAGCCCCTGGTAGGATCTTGTGTGGCCCTGCAGGAATCTTCTGGAATCCTTATGTAAGAGACCCTTGGGTAGAATCCTGCAGAGGGATTTCATTGGCTCTGGAGGGATCTTTATGGAGCAGAGGCTTGAATAGGAGGCTTTGATGGGATTTGGTGGAGGTCCCCAGGAAGGACGTTACCTTTCATGGAGACTGTGGGGCTAGGTCGGGTAGGGATCCGAGAGAGATCTCTTGGATTGGTGGCCTCTCTGGGTATCCTGGAATTCATGGGGGAGACACCCCAGTTTAGAGCAGAGTcacctctccccagccccagtgGGTCATGACACCCCCAGCCTCTGCATCCCCAGGTCCTGGATATTGGTGAGTGCCTGACTGTCCCGGATGAGTTCTCGGAGCAGGAGAAGCTGACTGGCATGTGGTGGAAGCAGCTGGTGGCGGGCGCGGTGGCGGGGGCTGTGTCCCGAACAGGCACAGCCCCTCTGGACCGCCTCAAGGTCTTCATGCAGGTGAGAGGCCCTGGAGAGACCCACCCCCTCCTTTCCCAGGCCTGGACCCCTGGAAGGGACCCCAAAGCCACCTTGTCTCCCCCCACCCAGGTCCATGCCTCTAAGACCAACCGGCTGAACATCCTGGGGGGCCTCCGGAGCATGATCCAAGAGGGGGGCGTGCACTCCCTGTGGCGTGGCAACGGGATTAATGTGCTCAAGATTGCACCTGAGTCGGCAATCAAGTTCATGGCCTATGAGCAGGTGGGGGCAGGTGTGGGGAGGCATGGATTGTAGACATGGGGTCTGCAGGATTGGCCTGGGAGTGGGGGAATGTCTGCGGGCCCCTGGGAGTGGGCATCGGTTCCCCTACGGGATGCCCCCAGCAGGACAGCAGAGGGGAACTTCAAGCCCACGGAAGGCTAAGCCCTGAGGTCCCGCCACCTCTGTGTCTCCTTCTCAGATCAAGCGGGCCATCCGGGGGCAACAGGAGACACTGCATGTGCAGGAGCGCTTTGTGGCTGGCTCCCTGGCTGGTGCCACAGCCCAAACCATCATCTACCCCATGGAGGTGAGGAGGAGCCCTGGCAGAGACCTTGTTGCACTGTGGGAGTTGGGATGATCCACTTCACACTGATCCACTAAGCATTGGGTGATCACTTTGTCTCTTCCTGATTCAGACTCAGTACAGCAATGCTGTTTCTTGTGTAGCTGGTCTGCATATCACAGTTTGATATGTGATTTCTGGAGACAGTAGTGGTTtgttggtttgttgttgttcagtcgctcagctcagtcatatctgacactgcaaccccatggactgaagcacaccaggctgccctgtccttcactatctccagtttgctcaaactcatgtacattgagtcaatgatgccatccaaccatgtcatcctctggaTGAGAagggcccccttctcctcctgcgctcagtcattccagcatcagggtcttttccagtgagttgattcttcacatcaggtggccaaagtactggagcttcagcatcagtccttccaatgaataatcagggttgatttccttcaggattggctggtttgatcaaTGTTGGTTTAACCGTTTAGATAACAGTTGTAGGGGGCAGCCATTGATGGCTATGCCTCCTCTAAGGATCCTGGTTTCCAGGATGCTTGTCCCCAAGGGAATCATTTCCAAGTGAAACCGTTTTTGGAGAAATCATTTCAAGTTTCAGGTTGTACCAGGCATCAGTTAGGATTGTGAGTGATAGAAAACCTAAATCACATAAATGAAGTCCAGAGGTGAGCAGTTCAGGGATGGTATAGTGGCTTCAGAGTGTTGGAGAACAAGACTCTATCTTGTTCTACCACCGCAGCATGTAGCATCCTCCTTATGGACCAAAATGGCTGCTTGTGCTCCAGTTACAGCAACCACATTCCAgccaagaaggaaaaacaaaggaaggaaCACCTCCGTGACCTTAAGGATGCTTTCTGACAGCCTGGCATCCTTCTTCACCTTCATCAGCTAGGACTCAGTCACATGGCCACACACCTAGGGAAGCTGAGAAATGTAGTCTATATTTCTAGAAGCTGTGTACTTGCTGAAAATAACAGATTCTATTGCTAAGAGAGAAGATAACAAGATATTGGGAGACAGTTAGCAGTGGGTGCCACATGCAACCCTGATAGATGTAACAGTTTGTGGGTATAGAgtttggaggcagaagatagattCTAGAGGAAGTGATTCTTTTAATTCAGTTATTCTCAGGGTGTCTCCACCCAGCTGTCTTCATTCCTGGATGTTGTGATTCCAAAGGCAGCTTTTCCAGGGATAACCGGGTTCTCCCTAGGTGCTGAAGACACGGCTGACCCTTCGCCGGACGGGCCAGTACAAGGGACTGCTGGACTGCGCGTGGCAGATCCTGGAGAGAGAAGGGCCCCGTGCCTTCTACCGTGGCTACCTGCCCAACGTTCTGGGCATCATCCCCTACGCGGGCATCGATCTGGCCGTCTACGAGGTCTGTGGCACTCCCTTCTCTGGGGTCTGCTCTCCCTGGGGGTCTGAATCAGTTGACCTCCATAGCTACAGGTGGAGAAGCAAAGCACCATGGGCCATGGGATCCTGGGGAACCTTTCCAGGCATTGCACCCCCATCGCCTGCCACTCTTCCACTTCCTACGATAAGAACCTTCCATCTGTAGTTTGGTCTTCCCAGGTCTCAGGACATGTGAAAGTTGGGGACCACTCCAGCTCAGAGAATCAAGGGAGCAGGCAAAGATGAACTAACACGCCTCTACCTCCAAGCCAATGTTTTCTTTAAGGCCTGCCCCTTTCGGTGTCCATCGCCACTATAAAATCCACACCCATGGTCAGCATCTTGGGACCTTTATCAGGAGAGGAAGGAGCCAGGAGTTTTTGCTGTTTCTCTTCCAGAGGCCTCATCCATTGCTTCTCCCTTCTCCTGGCAGGATCACCAGGTTCTCCCAATTACCACAGAAGTCCCCAGGCATCCCTGCCCCAGTGTTTGTATCCAGCCCAGTTCCCTAGGTGGGCAGCCTGTCCAGTTGCCAACTCAAAAGGGCCCTGGGCTTGGTTGAATGCTTTGCTGTTGccatcttgaatttttttttctttttatttacttatttgtttttggctgcactgggtctccatcACTGCACTCAGGccttctctagttgaggcatgcgagggctactctctagttgcggtgcacaggtttctcactgccgtggcttctcttgttgcagagcacaggctccagggggcGTGGGCTTCGGGGGTTATGGCACTTGAGCTCTAGatctcaggctcagtagttgtggctcacgggcttagttgccctgtgacaggtgggatcttcccggaccaggatcaaactcatgtcctttgcactggcaggtgggctcttaacctctggacccccaggaaagtcccatcTTAAAATTTTCAGTAATCTTTGAACAGGGGTCCtcccttatttttatttcacactGGGTCCCACAAATGACATAACTGGTCTGATCTGAGATCCCCCATACATGCCAACCCTACCTGCTGGACCAGCACCCAGCATCTACATAAATAGCCAAATGAGATAAAGCTTCACTCATTCGCTCATTCATGTGTTGGTTTAGCCACTGTCTCCTAAGCATCCAtaagtgcctggcactgtgctggCTGCTGCATCCgaggtggttgttcagttgccaaatcgcgtccaactctctgtgacccctgcagcacaccaggcttccctgtccttcactatctccctgagcttgctcaaactcacgtccattgagtcagtgatgccatccaaccatctcatcctctgtcgcccccttctcctcttgccctccatctttcccagcatcagggtcttttccagtgaatcagctctttgcatcaggtgaccaaagtattggagcttcagcaccagtccttccgaTGCATGCATTCAAAGAGTACAACATAATTCTTGTCCTCCTGGGACGCCCCTCCAGTGAACAAAGAAGGCAGTAAACCAGCAAATAAATAGTTTCAGATCCTGAAAAGTTCTCAGAAGACAACAAAGAGAATGTGTAATCAAAAGTAGCTGTGGGCAGGAGGGGGGCATTGCTGGGAATGCCTCTGAGAGGTGGTGATGGAGTGATGGGCTGAATATATATCAAAAGAGTGTGAACAAAGCAGAGGGCACAGCAATGCCAAGGGCCAGACACAGGAATGAATTTGGTCTCTTGGAGGAGTGAAAGTCTCTCTTTTTTCTATTACAGCTTATTACAATATAtagaatgtagttccctgtgctatacagtagaaacttgttgtttattttatatactgtagTTTGtgtctatgggacttccctgtagctcagatggtaaagaatctgcctgcattgcaggagacctacgtttgatgcctggatcaggaagatcccttggagaaggaaatggcaacccgctccagtattcttgcctggagaattccacagacagaggagcctggtgggctacagtccatggggttgcaaaaagtcagacacaactgagctactgacacACACAaacagtttgtatctgctaattccaagCTCCAAAATTATCCCTCCCGCCtcacttttcccttttggtaaccatgagtgttttttctgtgtctggagccttgtttctgtttcacagataagttcatttgtatagtattttagattccacatacaagtgatatcatatggtatttgtctttccctgacttacttcacttagtatgatcatctctaggtccatccatgatgctggaaatggcattatggcatccttttttat
The nucleotide sequence above comes from Bos indicus isolate NIAB-ARS_2022 breed Sahiwal x Tharparkar chromosome 7, NIAB-ARS_B.indTharparkar_mat_pri_1.0, whole genome shotgun sequence. Encoded proteins:
- the SLC25A23 gene encoding mitochondrial adenyl nucleotide antiporter SLC25A23 isoform X6; translation: MRGGPGEAERRQRWGRLFEELDSNKDGRVDIRELRQGLARLGGGDPDRGAQQGISPEGDTDPDGGLDLEEFILYLQEREQRLLLLFHSLDRNQDGQIDVSEIQQSFRALGISISLEQAEKILHSMDRDGTMTIDWQEWRDHFLLHSLENVEDVLYFWKHSTVLDIGECLTVPDEFSEQEKLTGMWWKQLVAGAVAGAVSRTGTAPLDRLKVFMQVHASKTNRLNILGGLRSMIQEGGVHSLWRGNGINVLKIAPESAIKFMAYEQIKRAIRGQQETLHVQERFVAGSLAGATAQTIIYPMEVLKTRLTLRRTGQYKGLLDCAWQILEREGPRAFYRGYLPNVLGIIPYAGIDLAVYETLKNRWLQQYSHDSADPGILVLLACGTISSTCGQIASYPLALVRTRMQAQGPASRQSEAGNT
- the SLC25A23 gene encoding mitochondrial adenyl nucleotide antiporter SLC25A23 isoform X2 — encoded protein: MRGGPGEAERRQRWGRLFEELDSNKDGRVDIRELRQGLARLGGGDPDRGAQQGISPEGDTDPDGGLDLEEFILYLQEREQRLLLLFHSLDRNQDGQIDVSEIQQSFRALGISISLEQAEKILHSMDRDGTMTIDWQEWRDHFLLHSLENVEDVLYFWKHSTVLDIGECLTVPDEFSEQEKLTGMWWKQLVAGAVAGAVSRTGTAPLDRLKVFMQVHASKTNRLNILGGLRSMIQEGGVHSLWRGNGINVLKIAPESAIKFMAYEQIKRAIRGQQETLHVQERFVAGSLAGATAQTIIYPMEVLKTRLTLRRTGQYKGLLDCAWQILEREGPRAFYRGYLPNVLGIIPYAGIDLAVYETLKNRWLQQYSHDSADPGILVLLACGTISSTCGQIASYPLALVRTRMQAQASIEGAPQLSMLGLLRHILSQEGVRGLYRGIAPNFMKVIPAVSISYVVYENMKQALGVTSRAGKQAI
- the SLC25A23 gene encoding mitochondrial adenyl nucleotide antiporter SLC25A23 isoform X3, encoding MRGGPGEAERRQRWGRLFEELDSNKDGRVDIRELRQGLARLGGGDPDRGAQQGISPEGDTDPDGGLDLEEFILYLQEREQRLLLLFHSLDRNQDGQIDVSEIQQSFRALGISISLEQAEKILHSMDRDGTMTIDWQEWRDHFLLHSLENVEDVLYFWKHSTVLDIGECLTVPDEFSEQEKLTGMWWKQLVAGAVAGAVSRTGTAPLDRLKVFMQVHASKTNRLNILGGLRSMIQEGGVHSLWRGNGINVLKIAPESAIKFMAYEQIKRAIRGQQETLHVQERFVAGSLAGATAQTIIYPMEVLKTRLTLRRTGQYKGLLDCAWQILEREGPRAFYRGYLPNVLGIIPYAGIDLAVYETLKNRWLQQYSHDSADPGILVLLACGTISSTCGQIASYPLALVRTRMQAQVYPFVTLEREPFILSRRTDTPPLREPPSSPCWVSSVTSYPRRACGAFTGALPPTS
- the SLC25A23 gene encoding mitochondrial adenyl nucleotide antiporter SLC25A23 isoform X7, encoding MRGGPGEAERRQRWGRLFEELDSNKDGRVDIRELRQGLARLGGGDPDRGAQQGISPEGDTDPDGGLDLEEFILYLQEREQRLLLLFHSLDRNQDGQIDVSEIQQSFRALGISISLEQAEKILHSMDRDGTMTIDWQEWRDHFLLHSLENVEDVLYFWKHSTVLDIGECLTVPDEFSEQEKLTGMWWKQLVAGAVAGAVSRTGTAPLDRLKVFMQVHASKTNRLNILGGLRSMIQEGGVHSLWRGNGINVLKIAPESAIKFMAYEQIKRAIRGQQETLHVQERFVAGSLAGATAQTIIYPMEVLKTRLTLRRTGQYKGLLDCAWQILEREGPRAFYRGYLPNVLGIIPYAGIDLAVYEDHQVLPITTEVPRHPCPSVCIQPSSLGGQPVQLPTQKGPGLG
- the SLC25A23 gene encoding mitochondrial adenyl nucleotide antiporter SLC25A23 isoform X8, producing MDRDGTMTIDWQEWRDHFLLHSLENVEDVLYFWKHSTVLDIGECLTVPDEFSEQEKLTGMWWKQLVAGAVAGAVSRTGTAPLDRLKVFMQVHASKTNRLNILGGLRSMIQEGGVHSLWRGNGINVLKIAPESAIKFMAYEQIKRAIRGQQETLHVQERFVAGSLAGATAQTIIYPMEVLKTRLTLRRTGQYKGLLDCAWQILEREGPRAFYRGYLPNVLGIIPYAGIDLAVYETLKNRWLQQYSHDSADPGILVLLACGTISSTCGQIASYPLALVRTRMQAQASIEGAPQLSMLGLLRHILSQEGVRGLYRGIAPNFMKVIPAVSISYVVYENMKQALGVTSRSSASSPGSPSSTTGLWISRNLSHGILTMRGLDPGTPSTGS
- the SLC25A23 gene encoding mitochondrial adenyl nucleotide antiporter SLC25A23 isoform X5, which translates into the protein MRGGPGEAERRQRWGRLFEELDSNKDGRVDIRELRQGLARLGGGDPDRGAQQGISPEGDTDPDGGLDLEEFILYLQEREQRLLLLFHSLDRNQDGQIDVSEIQQSFRALGISISLEQAEKILHSMDRDGTMTIDWQEWRDHFLLHSLENVEDVLYFWKHSTVLDIGECLTVPDEFSEQEKLTGMWWKQLVAGAVAGAVSRTGTAPLDRLKVFMQVHASKTNRLNILGGLRSMIQEGGVHSLWRGNGINVLKIAPESAIKFMAYEQIKRAIRGQQETLHVQERFVAGSLAGATAQTIIYPMEVLKTRLTLRRTGQYKGLLDCAWQILEREGPRAFYRGYLPNVLGIIPYAGIDLAVYEADPLPSESSGKPRKSLGKVFCLFFVPMVQQECGILVPPLGMESRPPTLEVLSLNHQTTREVPFR
- the SLC25A23 gene encoding mitochondrial adenyl nucleotide antiporter SLC25A23 isoform X4, with amino-acid sequence MRGGPGEAERRQRWGRLFEELDSNKDGRVDIRELRQGLARLGGGDPDRGAQQGISPEGDTDPDGGLDLEEFILYLQEREQRLLLLFHSLDRNQDGQIDVSEIQQSFRALGISISLEQAEKILHSMDRDGTMTIDWQEWRDHFLLHSLENVEDVLYFWKHSTVLDIGECLTVPDEFSEQEKLTGMWWKQLVAGAVAGAVSRTGTAPLDRLKVFMQVHASKTNRLNILGGLRSMIQEGGVHSLWRGNGINVLKIAPESAIKFMAYEQIKRAIRGQQETLHVQERFVAGSLAGATAQTIIYPMEVLKTRLTLRRTGQYKGLLDCAWQILEREGPRAFYRGYLPNVLGIIPYAGIDLAVYEDHQVLPITTEVPRHPCPSVCIQPSSLASGSFPVNQLFASGDQSIGASAPVLPMHAFKEYNIILVLLGRPSSEQRRQ
- the SLC25A23 gene encoding mitochondrial adenyl nucleotide antiporter SLC25A23 isoform X1, with the translated sequence MRGGPGEAERRQRWGRLFEELDSNKDGRVDIRELRQGLARLGGGDPDRGAQQGISPEGDTDPDGGLDLEEFILYLQEREQRLLLLFHSLDRNQDGQIDVSEIQQSFRALGISISLEQAEKILHSMDRDGTMTIDWQEWRDHFLLHSLENVEDVLYFWKHSTVLDIGECLTVPDEFSEQEKLTGMWWKQLVAGAVAGAVSRTGTAPLDRLKVFMQVHASKTNRLNILGGLRSMIQEGGVHSLWRGNGINVLKIAPESAIKFMAYEQIKRAIRGQQETLHVQERFVAGSLAGATAQTIIYPMEVLKTRLTLRRTGQYKGLLDCAWQILEREGPRAFYRGYLPNVLGIIPYAGIDLAVYETLKNRWLQQYSHDSADPGILVLLACGTISSTCGQIASYPLALVRTRMQAQASIEGAPQLSMLGLLRHILSQEGVRGLYRGIAPNFMKVIPAVSISYVVYENMKQALGVTSRSSASSPGSPSSTTGLWISRNLSHGILTMRGLDPGTPSTGS